The region aggtttagctAGTGCCCACTGTGGGGTGTGGCAGGGGTTCAAGTTTCAGTTGGGGtgctctttggtgggctggtgtcctagcaagggtgtttcccctctccattcagccttgctccctgtatttctgggctaggctccagcttgctagGACAAGTTGATAttgacatacacacattttcttctcAATTAGGATACAAGTGGGCTTTCCAAGGCGAAAGTGGGTTCTGGACGAGAGAAGAAACATTTCCCCAAATTTCAGCGGATTCGAGAAAAACTCGCCCAGACTCTTGGTTTGAGGCTGAAAGGGAGAACTGATTTAGCTCCTGAGCAGCACATGCGATCCAGATGGCCTTTTTCAGGTATTGCTATGGTGGGCAACAAAATCACACTAGACACAGGATGATCAAACCAATTCCTGTGTTTCTGATGATGAAAATTTGGGGATAAGGCAATGGCTGACTGATTAATGTCTTTCCCCTATAGAGACCCGTGTGAGAAGCCTACCGAGCAATTTTGCCTCCAGTGTGGCACACGTGGTGTCCAGACTTGGCCTTTCCCAAAGCAGGTTCCATATTTTTCTGCCATTCATTTAAAGCTCAATTTCTCTCGTTACCCTTTTTCTATAACACAGCTGAATGTCTCCTTTTGATGGTTTAACTTTTCAGCTTTGGTTCACAAATCTCACTTTTTACCATTTCATATGACCCACCCCCAAGCCAGGTTTTAAACTAATTGTAAAATCACACAAGGGCATCTAAAGCCCTAAATTAAAGGAATGGTTTTCCCATGCCAGAACATCTTCATTCAGCTCAGAGGATGACTCGGAAGAGGAGTCCTCAATGCAGAGGCCCAGGGCAGTGGCAATCAGCCCGAGAAGGCCTGCCACACTGCCTGCCGACAGTGACTCCGAGTGGATAGATGGGAGCAACATGGAAGAGACCAGCCAACAGCAAGTAGGGCTCAACAAGCACTCCTCCCAGAATAGAGAGATTTCTCAGGGTAAGAAGTTCCCACCTATTGCCACTTAGCAGACTTCTtaaactcatttccacagtgtttaacaGCTTCTGTCTGGTGTTACGACGTGTTTTTGAAAAAACGATGAGGATCTTATGATCTTATGAGATCACTGGACAGCAGCCATTGTCCTTGAATAGGTATTTATGGagataaatttttctttttggtcattttgtcatagttttaattttaatatgctgtaggttaaagttaataaatatattacaaacattatttttgattaattaCAGCTATATCAAAAAGTTTTACAGAATAGTAATTTATAGAGCTCTCAAGGTATTAGAGTAGGAGGTGGAATACAAATGTACTTCCTGAGTCCTTGTAGAAGTCCtactatttttaaatgcatttcactgATCTGTTTACTGATCTAATATGTTTCTGGGTGTGTAAATAAAAGTCACATCTGCTCAGCTGCAATcttaaatgttataaaataaacacatgaagattatttataaatatactaGACAGCATCTTTGTAATGCTTCCAGATGAGAGTGACACAGGTACGCTGTTTGCTTTAATGTCCAAACTGAGACACAGCAGAGTGATATACAAATGCACCGTGTGACGTAGGAAACAAAGTGGCaatgtgataaaataaacatggaaCAAAGGGACATAGTGAGTACGTATTGGCAAGGACCTAAAGTGAAACCGAAGGGCAAGACCAGGACTTGATAAAACTGAAGCCCAAGACCAGGAACAGAGTGTGAGCGATGGAAGTAGACAAGACAAAAGATcgggaaaagaacaaaagaacCAGTATGTGAATTTTGGAAATAGGTGAGAGAATGAAGGAAGCTTGGTTTTCGCCAGTAACGTTGTTTAGTGCTCAAGGATCTGCAAACTGTGCCGGCCCCTTGCTTGGCTTTTAAAGCTTGATTTCTGCCACATGCCTCAAACCTCAACCTTTGGTTGTTACTGTGGCTGCTGCTCATAACAGTACCCCCCCTTTAGGAGCACCTCCAGCCACTCCTCAATGGCAGGAAGGTGGTCACCTTATGGGACGAGGAGTCGCATAGTCAGGGTGAGCCCTGTGAAAGTCCTCAATGACAGACAGGTCCAGGATATTTTGGCCTAGCACCAATGAAGACTCTTCCAGGTGGTACTCCTCCCAGTCCACCTGACTGGCAACCTCAGCATTTGGAGTTCAGAAGGGATTTGACCGTATATGGTGGGGAGCAATCCACATcaatgggtggggggggaggggaggggagggtacAGACTGACCCTGTTGGACTGAAGCTGGATAAGGTTTTTAAGCatggaaatgtgaaatgtggagCAGATTTGATACTGAGAGGGCAACTTTAGTCCGgtacagctggtaacatagtggttagaacaactgcctttagacccaaaggttggaggtttgagtctcacctctagctgtagtacccttgagtaaggtacttaccctcagttgctccagtaaaattacccagctgtttaaatgagtaaataattgtaagttgctttggagaaaagcatcagctaaatgagtaaatgtctaTAAGACATAGGCTTGTTTCTTTTTAGGATCTTGAAAGGCTCAATGTGTTTGGGTGTCACCTTCGTGGAAGGAAGGATAGTCTTATATCTGAAATGGAGAGCTACATGGCTTCACTCCTCTTATACCAGTCATCCATGGCAGGAACTTCACTGGATTCTACAGTCCAAGGGAATAAGGGAGGTTGATAGCCAAGAACACATTAGAAAGGCATGAGCTTTGAGGATGAATGGACCAGTGAATTTCatgcatactctgcccaggagATGTACTGGCTCCAGTAAGATTGATTCTGGGTACAGTAAGTTCAGAGATACTGCTCTATTTCCTGGTTCAGTCTCTCTCTATCTGGCAGTTTGATCAAGGGTGATAACCTGAGGTCAGGCTGACAGATACTCCCAGACAAGAgcagaaggccttccacactctggaggtgaactggggacctcgATCCGACACAATGTCCTCTGGCATCCCCTATAACTGGAAGACCTGTTGAAATAGTGTCTCACCTGTTTCCACGGTGGTGGGCAGCTTCTTCCTTGGGACCAGGTGGCGGAATTTAGAAAAATGGTCAATCACCGCCAGGATACAAGTGTTTCCCTCAGAAGCaagtaaatgtattataaaatcAACTGCAATATAAGACCATTGACAATTAGGCACAGGAAGAGGTTCCAGTCATGACTGGAATTGAAAGGGGAGAATGGCTGCAGGAATCCGAAATTCAGATACAAACTTGAGTCCAGAGTCCTGAACAGCCATGCATTCTGTTCCTGTTTGCAATAAACAAAGCGTGTGCGTTAGGAAAGCATAGAGGCAGTTCAGTTCTTGGTGGTGAGACGCGAGATGCTGTTCATTGTGGGTGATCTCACTGTGCAGCTGTGAGAACTCCGCTGGCATTTTTTCCAGGCAGATCCTTCTGTACTGTTGCATCCGGATGAGACAGCGGCACAGACACAgtttaacataacataacatacaAACTCGGATGCAAAGGATGGCTATgccaaaaacagtgaaattcaAGTATGGCTTAGGACAAAATGCCAATGTGAGACAATACACATGGAACAAAGGGACATAACAAGTATGAGATAGAGCAAACATGGAACAAAAGGATGTTGCGTGCTTATTAACAAGGACCTAAGGTCAAACAGAAGGATGAGACCAGGATTTCACAAGACTGAAACATACGACTGGGAGCAGAGTGTGAGAAATGGGAGTGGACAAGACAGAAGATCAGGGTAGAGAACAAAACCACCAATATATGGGAACTTGGGAAATAGGTGAGAGAATGAAGGGAGCTTGAATTCCACCAGTAACATTGTTTAGTGCTAATCAAGGATCCACAAACTGCACCAACCTCCTGCTTGCTTTTTATAGCTTGCTCTGCGATTAAGAACAGGTGCGCTGATTTCTGGCAGGTGGCTCAGACCTTGACCTCTGGTTGTTACTGCAGCTGCTACTCACGGAGTATCAAGAACATTTTCTATGTCACACTTTTCACTCATTTGAGGTATGTGTAAATAGGTGAACTGATCACGGACTTGATGAGGAACCTTGAGAGGCTCTTTGCAGAATGCAGCGCGATGAAACcagaggatggagaagatgttttatacagtaaaaacaatgtgCAGCAAAAACGTGAGGTGAGAATTTCACATTCTCATTGATCTAGCTTTATAGGAAATGCTTTCATTATGGATGTAGCAGCTAATTCAGTACATGGAACATATTTTCCTGAACAGGGCATTTCTGTTTATGTCATACTCCAACAGAAATCATATCAAATGTATCCCTTCCCCAGGTCAGCAGTTTTTGTAATGTCACAAAATGTCACAAATTTATATCAACAGTGTTGTCTGTTGCTTATGcgaatttctttaattttccttATCCTTACTCTCTACTGCACTGTCTAGGAAGTACTTTTCTTtgattacaaaaaaatctaaatggtCTGTGTATGATTTTTAATATGCAATTTGATTCTTTTTGCACTGATAATTTTAGGATTCTGagaaggatgatgatgatgatgatgacgacggtgatggtgatgatgacgacgatgatgattTGGATTCCTGCTCTTTAGAGGACAACCCACTGTTAAACAAACCTGCTCCTTTGACAAAAATCTTGGATTCCATGAGTACCAGTATCTAGGGTTCTTTAACAGCTCACAAAAATGTGCCCTGGAGTCTTTCTCTTTAGCTACCttctttaaatagttttttaatAGTATAAAGCTGTtagtttaattgtattttttcagacTGATGAAACCCCTGTTAAAAAAAGGGGGAATGCTTACAACCAGGGTGACAAATGATACAATAGTTAGGACTTCTGAGctaattttttctgtttcagcccAACTGTTgcactactgtagtacccttgagcaaggtacttattattgaactgctccagtaaattagTGAGCTCTGCAAATCGGTTAATGAAAtgtctaagttgctttggatgaaaactTGCTAAGATGCAGGTTCTTTCCTTACTTAAATTGAATCATGTTCAATTTGTGATTTTGTTATTATATGTGAACATGATATTTAATAAGTTCTATATGCCTCATTTTGTATCCCCAAAGGTTTAAATGATGCAAAGGCGTGAGACACCATGAAGAGCCCAGTGACACTCAGGGACTTTTTTGACTCTGATGAGAAATCATGAAGAACAGAATTATAATTGCTAGGCACCCaaaatgtttataataaaaataattgttcaCTGTGTTCAAATGTTGATGGAAACGTTTCTTTGTGATTTCTTAATACAGTATCAAATTACAGGAAAATACTTCGCATTTTCGATGCAACACTTCACACGTGTTTTTTTCTACCTGTACTTGTCAGAAGATGCATATTTTTGTAatgcattttacaaaaatagtaAATTAGCAATGTTAAAATCTTTctagaaaatatttattctgtttcttcATAAAGAAATATCTCGAGCCAGATCTTCTTGCTGCAAatattgctttgctttcagtgTTATACTGTTACGTTGttctgtaccccccccccccacacacacacacacacacacacacacacacacacacacacattgtctaaaaccgcttgtcccgagcaggatcgcagcgaaccggagcctatcctggcaacacggggcacaaggttggaggaggacgggacgctagtccattgcaaggtaccccaagcaggactcaaactccaggcCCACCAGTGACCGCGACCCAGCCAAGCcggctgtgccaccacgcccccttgttCTGTATACCGCTGGTGATTATTTCCATCACCTTAGATATTAATCGGAAATACATAGTCAGTTTGTCTGAGCTGTACGATGGTGCAGCATGTACAACTAGTTCTTCAAAGCTTCTCATCTTTGGGTTCAGACATGAATTAGAGTtgaactcagtctgtgtagaatttgcatgttctttagTCCTAGTGTAGCAGGTGGGATTCCAATATGGCTCCTTCAAGTTCTGtgtagcagcactaaccattataGCCCCACGATTCTCTCCTCCCATTGTACTGCCACTGATCAAGCTTCTTAGCCCGAATGTTACAAgtgggaaaatgtgaataaactgtacaaccactggggggacttactggcaaaataaaggggtgaccGTGTTGGCCAGTGAGAGAAAAACCTGGGGCACTAGGCAGGCTGGCTtgaagtgcaggtccttgaggaaacggggtcctcgggcctagagcattatttttctgtgtgccggtgttctaataaaacgtttgAGATGAACACTGCCTGTGCATCCGTCTTtgtcccatccaaacccagagccccATGCACCACACTGGTGTCAGAATGGAATGCGGTAGGatgatgagaggctggatttCGGAGCTGTGGAACCCCAAAGAGTAGGAAGGGGAAATCAGCATGAGAAGCCAGCAGGAATGGAATGGCATCCAGCGGAAGAAGAACCTGCAACGGTGGAGGTTGAGACGGAGGAGCACGGGTTGCTCCGCCACACCGTGGGGGCGCACGCTATGGCAAAGACGGaggagaagagctgcgaggtgccaCTGGAGAGGGACGAGCAGATCGAGGGGGGTCTCCCTGCGCCCAGGGAAAACGTGGCAGAAGGAGGCAATGAACCACCACTGAGAGCGGGTGCTGAGGAAAGTTCCCCTGTGGAAAACGATGCTTTTCCAAAGGGGTCAGACAACACTCAGCGAGGTGAGCGGACCTTCGAACGTGAGTTTGCTCACGGCCGAAGATATCGCCCCTTTCACGGGGAAAGCGCCCAGCCTACCTGAAGTCCCGACAAGGTTTGTGAAAAAAGGGCAGCGTGGCAAAACAAATGCCACGAAAGCAGGAGGGCTGAGCAGACAGAGACAGTGGATTTCAGGAGCTTCACGGTGGACTCGGTGAGCAGCAAGCAGGGCGGCCTGCCCGGGTCCTCTGTCAAAAGGTGGCCGTGCGGCGAGACAACCAGGGCTGCAAAAGGAGTATTTTTACTCCCGACAACGGAGCTGGGATAGCGCAGAGCGGTTGTGGAAATTAGACTTGACAGACCTGCGACAGCCAGTCAGCGATGGGGAACACAGGGTGGTTGCCAAAAAACATGTGGGTACCACCAATCCTGGTATGTGCtatgtgtgagtgaaggagCTGTGCTGGGACCAAGGCCAGGTGGaaaggggacggttgtctcggCCCCTGAGCATGCCGCCATGGTGGGGTATTTCGATTGTCCCCTCCCCAACAAACAGCGCTGAGTATCCGGGACCTGTACTCCCTACCGGAGGCACATCTGAGACAGCGCCGAACTATGGAACATTTTTGGGGCAGGTAGCAGCGGGGATACAGTGTCTTTTTTTGACAGGGGAGAATACAACGACCCGTGTTACCACGAGTTTAAGCAGGAAAAGTTTATtggaaatatttgcattatgggaaaaatgtgaagaaagtgCAACCACTGAGGGGACTTATGagcaaaataaaggggtgaccGTGTTGGCCAGTGAGAGAAAAACCTGGGGCACTAGGCAGGCTGGCTTGAAACGCAGATCTTTAAGGAAACGTGATCCTCGGACTGAGAGCCTTAGATttctgtgtgccggtgttctaataaaacattcaagATGAATGCTGTCTGCGTTGTCCTTCACCCCGTTGAAACCCAGAGTGCTGTGTGCCGCAGTATAATAATAACGTAATGACCAGTGTTACTGTTTCAGGTGGGAAGTCTGcctaatgtaaatagttgcattgtgagaaaaaatgggaaatgtgggtgtgcaaccactgggggcacttctggaggaaatgatagggtgaccgtgtttgccaggGTGTTGAAAGAGAGCCTAGGgtcgctaagcaggctgggaagactgGCTAGAAGTGTAGTTTTAGTCTTACTGATGATTTTAGGAAATACAACTCTACCGATCCAGGCATTACCTTGCGCAACAACTGCGGTGCCTGTAGTCATTTAGATTACATTGTAGCGTTGCCCTCCGTTACTTTTTAAGAAGGTTCTCCTAACCACCCACTGGCCTACAGACCATATGATGAGGGAccttttttatgagaattttttgcTGTGGCAGGATTTTTACCCCTCAGTGGCTGATTGGTGGGAGGGGGTCAAAGCGAAGTCCAAGGCCCTCACCATCAACTATTGTATCTGACGTGCCACTTTGCGACTTCAGGATATCAGCTCGCTCGAGGAGGAATTCCAGAGGATTTATTCTTGCCACAGTAACGGAGGGACTTTTGATTATGATAGGGCCGTCGAGATAAAGGCTACTTTGAGGCGGCTGCATGAGCGGCAAGCCAAAGCTTTTCTGTTTGTACTTGAAACGTAAGAGATGGTTTACTTCTCTGCGGAACCAGCAGGGTGAGTCCTTCACTGACACCACCCAGATGTTGGAGGTTGCATCTCGTTTTTATAGGaatctttttaaagtcaggGAAACAGACCCGGTAAGGGAAAGGAGTTTTTTTAGATAATTTGACGTCATGGATTCCCGAGGATGCCCTTGGTGGCTTAGAGAGCCCTGTCACCTTGCTCGAGCTGTCGGAGGCGCTTGGTAAGATGAATCGGTGCAAGGTTCCCGGCCTCAACGGTTTACCAGTGGAATTGTATTCGAAGTTTTGGGACGTCTTGGGGCTGGATTTTCGCGAGTTGTCgaggaggtgctgggcaggggcaTGCTTACCAAGAGCATGAGGACAGGGGTACTCTCCTTGTTGCACAAGAAAGGCGATAAAGCCgatcttgccaactggagacGGAAAGATCACAGCAAAAGTCCTGACAGAGCGCCTGCAGAAGGTAATGGCCGTCCTGGTCCATCATGACCAGACGTGCAGAGTACCCGGGTGTTTCTG is a window of Scleropages formosus chromosome 14, fSclFor1.1, whole genome shotgun sequence DNA encoding:
- the LOC108942390 gene encoding zinc finger protein Dzip1-like isoform X4 — encoded protein: MMEDPHEQNQDGNMWKQDQRSKEKELFKALEQWKDEEKERQKAQMEEMRHMMLKEFNKLSNMIDLLQDFLFYLNRLHSSAYIEEERNRKVDKLERELQEQKELILFQREQMKKFTSGPSEQGNKSTEKNVEAKNQKCALRRNHILKEMGLLLLQAYLMELEPICKGLVGTTEKKAKMNKETAKSTLRRSQNVKELQPLLEQALLDQLEAMVKADTSGLSKAKVGSGREKKHFPKFQRIREKLAQTLGLRLKGRTDLAPEQHMRSRWPFSETRVRSLPSNFASSVAHVVSRLGLSQSRTSSFSSEDDSEEESSMQRPRAVAISPRRPATLPADSDSEWIDGSNMEETSQQQVGLNKHSSQNREISQGELITDLMRNLERLFAECSAMKPEDGEDVLYSKNNVQQKREDSEKDDDDDDDDGDGDDDDDDDLDSCSLEDNPLLNKPAPLTKILDSMSTSI
- the LOC108942390 gene encoding zinc finger protein Dzip1-like isoform X2, which gives rise to MSETQSDVHSIKLEEEISKLKDQLMVITSKLDIQQQAYMVKVSQDQRSKEKELFKALEQWKDEEKERQKAQMEEMRHMMLKEFNKLSNMIDLLQDFLFYLNRLHSSAYIEEERNRKVDKLERELQEQKELILFQREQMKKFTSGPSEQGNKSTEKNVEAKNQKCALRRNHILKEMGLLLLQAYLMELEPICKGLVGTTEKKAKMNKETAKSTLRRSQNVKELQPLLEQALLDQLEAMVKADTSGLSKAKVGSGREKKHFPKFQRIREKLAQTLGLRLKGRTDLAPEQHMRSRWPFSETRVRSLPSNFASSVAHVVSRLGLSQSRTSSFSSEDDSEEESSMQRPRAVAISPRRPATLPADSDSEWIDGSNMEETSQQQVGLNKHSSQNREISQGELITDLMRNLERLFAECSAMKPEDGEDVLYSKNNVQQKREDSEKDDDDDDDDGDGDDDDDDDLDSCSLEDNPLLNKPAPLTKILDSMSTSI
- the LOC108942390 gene encoding zinc finger protein Dzip1-like isoform X3; the protein is MMEDPHEQNQDGNMWKQEQDQRSKEKELFKALEQWKDEEKERQKAQMEEMRHMMLKEFNKLSNMIDLLQDFLFYLNRLHSSAYIEEERNRKVDKLERELQEQKELILFQREQMKKFTSGPSEQGNKSTEKNVEAKNQKCALRRNHILKEMGLLLLQAYLMELEPICKGLVGTTEKKAKMNKETAKSTLRRSQNVKELQPLLEQALLDQLEAMVKADTSGLSKAKVGSGREKKHFPKFQRIREKLAQTLGLRLKGRTDLAPEQHMRSRWPFSETRVRSLPSNFASSVAHVVSRLGLSQSRTSSFSSEDDSEEESSMQRPRAVAISPRRPATLPADSDSEWIDGSNMEETSQQQVGLNKHSSQNREISQGELITDLMRNLERLFAECSAMKPEDGEDVLYSKNNVQQKREDSEKDDDDDDDDGDGDDDDDDDLDSCSLEDNPLLNKPAPLTKILDSMSTSI
- the LOC108942390 gene encoding zinc finger protein Dzip1-like isoform X1; protein product: MSETQSDVHSIKLEEEISKLKDQLMVITSKLDIQQQAYMVKVSQEQDQRSKEKELFKALEQWKDEEKERQKAQMEEMRHMMLKEFNKLSNMIDLLQDFLFYLNRLHSSAYIEEERNRKVDKLERELQEQKELILFQREQMKKFTSGPSEQGNKSTEKNVEAKNQKCALRRNHILKEMGLLLLQAYLMELEPICKGLVGTTEKKAKMNKETAKSTLRRSQNVKELQPLLEQALLDQLEAMVKADTSGLSKAKVGSGREKKHFPKFQRIREKLAQTLGLRLKGRTDLAPEQHMRSRWPFSETRVRSLPSNFASSVAHVVSRLGLSQSRTSSFSSEDDSEEESSMQRPRAVAISPRRPATLPADSDSEWIDGSNMEETSQQQVGLNKHSSQNREISQGELITDLMRNLERLFAECSAMKPEDGEDVLYSKNNVQQKREDSEKDDDDDDDDGDGDDDDDDDLDSCSLEDNPLLNKPAPLTKILDSMSTSI